The Neodiprion virginianus isolate iyNeoVirg1 chromosome 5, iyNeoVirg1.1, whole genome shotgun sequence genome contains a region encoding:
- the LOC124305990 gene encoding larval cuticle protein A2B-like — MALQLVLLASLMAVATAAPQSLPTAPNYGHSASAYTEDMKPVDADYDSNPEYSFSYEVHDELSGDVKSHQEARHGDVVEGFYTLIEPDGHRRIVEYKADGQSGFNAVVRREPVGTRNVYNNGVQTAGYNANDYQH; from the exons ATGGCTCTCCAA CTTGTGCTCCTCGCCTCTCTTATGGCTGTCGCTACAGCCGCCCCCCAATCGCTCCCAACCGCCCCCAACTACGGGCACAGTGCATCCGCGTACACCGAGGATATGAAACCCGTCGACGCAGACTACGACTCGAATCCGGAGTACAGTTTTTCGTACGAGGTGCACGACGAGCTGTCCGGGGACGTGAAGAGCCACCAAGAAGCGAGACACGGCGACGTTGTCGAGGGCTTCTACACCCTGATCGAACCCGATGGCCACCGTCGGATCGTCGAGTACAAAGCCGACGGTCAGAGCGGATTCAATGCTGTTGTTCGTAGGGAACCTGTAGGTACTCGAAACGTCTACAATAATGGTGTCCAAACCGCAGGTTACAATGCAAACGATTACCAGCATTGA